ACCAAAGTTCTCTCTATCAGGGTACGAAGGATGAGCTCCTATCTTCTTGCCAGACTCAATCGCCACAGATAAGGTTTCCTTAATCAACATTTCATCTCCTGCATGTATGCCACAAGAGATATTTGCCATATCTACGAGCTGAAGTAATTCTTGATCTTTACCATTATACCAATTATCACTACTTTCTCCTAGATCACAATTAAGCTTCATTTATTTGTAAAGAGCAACTGATGTTTTTAGTTTCTTGATTTCTTTTTCTTGCTTAAGGTAAACCTGCTCCGCAACTTCAAGAGATATTTCTCTAAACTTAACATGCTGACCTACATTGAGTTGAGCCAAAATTGGTAAGTCAACTGATATGACCTGAGCTAATCTCGGATAGCCTCCGGTTGTCTGATGATCAGCCATAAGCACGGCTAATGAGCCATCATGAAGCAATTGAATAGTTCCAAAAGCTACTGCAGATGATATCTGCTCGCCTATTCCACTTATTTCAATTCTTTCTCCTTCCAAACGATAGCCCATTCTATTAGAATTGGCAGAAATAATAAATTCCTGACTGAATATCTTGTTTAAACTATCGTGATCTAAACCATCAATTGAGTCATTAGTAAGTATTCTAATTTCTTGCTCACCAGAAAGACTAGGACGCAAACTACTACATACTGTATGAGGGGAGATTTTAAATTTCTGGACGGCACTGTATAAACTTCCATTTAGTAAATTTAAACTGAGCGAGTCTCCTTTTTTTATTCTCTTTCCTCCAAAACTCATTGCCACCGAAGTACTCTTGGAGCCCAAAACTGGTTTATGTTTAAACCCACCCTTTACTGCTAAATACATCCTTGCTCCTGCAACCCTATGCCCAAATGTGAGCATATCGCCTGGCATAACTAAATGCATTTTCCAACAATCGACTCCTTTCCCATTAATTTTAGGTGAAAAATCCCCACCGCCCAATGCGATAAGTGCACTTTCATTAAAAGCGATAGTAGGAGCGGGATAGTGCATTTCAAGCACTTCTCCATTTTCCGGATTATTGAGTAGAATATTCAATAATCGCATTGAAGTTTTGTCCATCACCCCTGAAGTTCCTATGCCTTCTGAGCGGAGATTTACAAACCCAGCATCCTGTACAGTAGTTAGTACACCCGATGATAAAAATATCACACGTTTCTAGTTTTGGTTAGTGTTTATTCACTCTAGCTATTAAGCCTTTGTGTCAATGAAGTTACGCTGTTTTGACATTAATACAAATCAAATCGACTTAAATATTACACTGTCACCTGCTTTTAAATAACACCTTTGTTTCCGATTGGGATCAAACATTTCTAGCTCTGTTTTTCCTAAAACATACCAACCTCCAGGTGAGTCTGTTGGGTAAATTCCGGTTTGTAAATTTGCTATTGCGACACTACCTTTTTGAATTTTGGCACTTGGTTTATCCTTCCTTTTAATTTTTAGTTTTTCGTCCAAAATACCCAAATACGGAAACCCTGGCAGGAATCCGATCATAAAGACTTGGTACTCTTTAGCAGTATGAAGTTCAATAATTTCGTTTTGAGAAAGACCTTTGAGACTTGAGACTTTTTCTAAATCTTCCCCTCCATATTTTACTGGAATAGTAATTACTTTTTGATTCCTAATTTTCTCTTTTTTACCAAACTTTTTCCAAGGAAGACCCAAAATATATTTTTTTACAAACTCACTCGGAGAGGATTTTTCGTTTAAAAATACAATTAATGGGTCGTAGAAAATAGTGATAGAATGGTAGGTAATTACAAGCTCTTGAAATCCTTCAAAAGGGTTTGATGAAATAAAGACCTGGGCACTATTCAGAAGTTTATTCGTTTCAATTGAGATTTCATCACCTATGAATACACTTATGGCCGATTCGCTCAATGACGTTATTTTAATATCCATTACTGAATCACAATTTTGCGGCTGTAAGTTTCTCCACTTTGAAAAACACTTATGAGTAATACCTTAGCATCTATTTTAGGAATATTTAATTCAAATTTATTTGCACCTACAATTGGTTTGTACTCCTGTTGCTGCAGTAATACCCCATTTGTACTATGAATGAGTACATTTAGTTTTTCAACAGTTTTTGAATTGAAAATGATTCTGACTCTTTCTAAAGTTGGGTTAGGGAAAATTTGAAATTCGTGGCCATCAGGTTCGTCTATTGCTAAGACATTAAGATCATATAAACACAAAGCAGTTTCATAACCATTCAACTGAATGCTTTTTGTGAAGTTTTTATAAGAAACCAGAATATTAGTTTTCTCATTTTCATCTTTTGCAAATGGATTATGGGCAGCTACCAAAAATAAATTATCCTTCACCACACCTCTCCACACTGGCTTTTTCGATTCATTTAAATCTCTTGCAGATTCCTCTATAACCAACTCATAATCCCCTGTAAACATTGAATTGTAAGCTGATATCCTTTTAAGTCCTTTTAGAAAATACTCGTATGTTTTGAAATTTTCGTCATTGGTGAAATTGAAAGGATTTTCCCACAACCACAGCCCATCGGCCCCTGAGAAAAAAGGAAAAATTGCAGTTGCTTCGGCCATCCAAGGACGTATAAATTGATTTTGGTAATCTGGTGTGAAGCTATATCTCAACCATACAAAAGGAATTACTTTTTTACTAGTTCGAGCCTTATTCGCTTCAATTTGAAATAAAAGATAAGACAGGTACTCACCAGCAAATGGATGGGGATAATCGTAATAATAATAAGCCGATGGAGCCATAAAATCCAATTCGTCATTAAAGCTCCCTCCTACTCCACCTTGATCATTTTGCAATAAATAATTGAGAGGTGCCTGACTCTTCTGCCAGTCGTTCCAAGAATAACCCGTAATGTTGCTGAAAACATTCCAAATGGGTGCATCAGAATATGAACTCACTTTTGTATTGGATCCATATCCAAGGTTTCTAAATCTAACTAAAGGTTTAGTATACTGCTCTCTAAGGTCTCTCTTATAGGTTGCAAGAAAAGATTCGTTGCTCAAGTTATTATATTGATTATCAATATTGGAGTTTCCCTTAAGTTGCAAAATATCAAAATCGGATCTCCATTGCCTTTCGATATCAAAAAGCATAATATCAGCCTCTATTTTACCCGTATTTTCAGGAAGCCCGTTAGCAAAGTCTTGATGATCCTTGTCCCATTTTTGACTATAGATCGTTTCATTGTTATTCCATGGGCTTCTTATTGTCTCCCAAGGTTGATTTTGATTAGGAAATGCTACACCATAATAGATCAGAGCACGTTGACTTGCTGGAATGGCAGCAAAGGCATTATAATCTGATAAATGAGTAAATCCATGGCTAAGTGGCCTAGTTTTATTCCCATCGAAAATAGGCCCGCCATACACCATTGTAAATGGTAAGTCTATTTTTCCAAACTGGTCCCAATTAATTGTTCGATTGCTAGAAGAAAGCTGAAAGGAGGCCGAAAAGGAATCATTGCACTCCTGAGCCAAACTAGTTAAAATTGTTAGCGAGCAGAAAAGAGAGAAGCCTAAAATTTTAAGTAGTTTTGTCATATAAAAGTCCAGCACAAATTCGTTGTATACAAAAATATTGAAATATGGTCAGAAAGGTTGTTTATCTATTAATGTTTAGCTTAATATTCTTTGGTTGTAAAGAAAAGGATCCCGATATAGATCCTAACAAACCTAAGTTGGAATTGATTTCTCAAAACCTATGGAAACTAGACAGATTCAGTACACCAGATGGTCAAATGATCCAACAAAATGAATTAAATCAAGAAGCAATTTTGCTTTTTATCATGGATTTCGATTTTAAATCTAATTTTGAAGTTCGTGGTGTAGAACGATCATCCAAAACAATTATTGACAGGGGAGTATGGAAATTCATTAATAATGAAGAAAGTATTAATGTGAAACTTACATTACTTGATTACGACTTTCAAATTGTAAAATTAACGAATGGCAAACTGACACTTCAAGCTCCTACTGGCAACTTTTTATCTGTAGGAGAAGAACGAATTAATCTCGAATTCTCAGCCACACAATAAACTTGCAATGACTATTAACCAAGAACATGTAAAACTAATTTTCGGGATAAAACTAAGAGAACTTAGAAACACAAAAGGATTAAGCCTTAGTGACTTATCAAAAAAAACGAAGATATCCCACTCCTACTTAAACGAGATAGAAAAGGGTAAAAAGTACCCTAAAAGTGATAAAATATTACTTATCGCGAATGCCCTCGAAGTAGAGTATGACGAGTTGGTTTCACTCAAGCTGAGCAATAAGTTACAACCACTTGCGATCCTTTTGCAGTCCAATTTCTTAACCGAAATTCCGTTTGACTTTTTTGGAGTAGAACCAGCCAACTTGTTGGCCATCATGTCAGATGCTCCTGACAAACTAAGTGCATTTATCAACGCGATTATCAATATTGGTCGCAACTACAACATGAGTGTAGAAAACTTCCATCATGCGGCTATGCG
This portion of the Spirosomataceae bacterium TFI 002 genome encodes:
- a CDS encoding antagonist of KipI, producing MIFLSSGVLTTVQDAGFVNLRSEGIGTSGVMDKTSMRLLNILLNNPENGEVLEMHYPAPTIAFNESALIALGGGDFSPKINGKGVDCWKMHLVMPGDMLTFGHRVAGARMYLAVKGGFKHKPVLGSKSTSVAMSFGGKRIKKGDSLSLNLLNGSLYSAVQKFKISPHTVCSSLRPSLSGEQEIRILTNDSIDGLDHDSLNKIFSQEFIISANSNRMGYRLEGERIEISGIGEQISSAVAFGTIQLLHDGSLAVLMADHQTTGGYPRLAQVISVDLPILAQLNVGQHVKFREISLEVAEQVYLKQEKEIKKLKTSVALYK
- a CDS encoding inhibitor of KinA, whose translation is MDIKITSLSESAISVFIGDEISIETNKLLNSAQVFISSNPFEGFQELVITYHSITIFYDPLIVFLNEKSSPSEFVKKYILGLPWKKFGKKEKIRNQKVITIPVKYGGEDLEKVSSLKGLSQNEIIELHTAKEYQVFMIGFLPGFPYLGILDEKLKIKRKDKPSAKIQKGSVAIANLQTGIYPTDSPGGWYVLGKTELEMFDPNRKQRCYLKAGDSVIFKSI
- a CDS encoding Por secretion system C-terminal sorting domain-containing protein yields the protein MTKLLKILGFSLFCSLTILTSLAQECNDSFSASFQLSSSNRTINWDQFGKIDLPFTMVYGGPIFDGNKTRPLSHGFTHLSDYNAFAAIPASQRALIYYGVAFPNQNQPWETIRSPWNNNETIYSQKWDKDHQDFANGLPENTGKIEADIMLFDIERQWRSDFDILQLKGNSNIDNQYNNLSNESFLATYKRDLREQYTKPLVRFRNLGYGSNTKVSSYSDAPIWNVFSNITGYSWNDWQKSQAPLNYLLQNDQGGVGGSFNDELDFMAPSAYYYYDYPHPFAGEYLSYLLFQIEANKARTSKKVIPFVWLRYSFTPDYQNQFIRPWMAEATAIFPFFSGADGLWLWENPFNFTNDENFKTYEYFLKGLKRISAYNSMFTGDYELVIEESARDLNESKKPVWRGVVKDNLFLVAAHNPFAKDENEKTNILVSYKNFTKSIQLNGYETALCLYDLNVLAIDEPDGHEFQIFPNPTLERVRIIFNSKTVEKLNVLIHSTNGVLLQQQEYKPIVGANKFELNIPKIDAKVLLISVFQSGETYSRKIVIQ